A single genomic interval of Brevibacillus brevis harbors:
- a CDS encoding serine hydrolase domain-containing protein encodes MNNQEWIVSYEEFVRETMMGSKVPGAAIGVAKDGQLVYAKGFGYRDAEQGQVVTVDTLFGIASITKSFTAIAIMQLQEAGKLTVADPVSRFLPEFHVKTGNGTQAITIHNFLTHSSGLPPLSCVDDALKRGINTYEELMTDMAQLEFTLLGAPGTEFSYSNDCYTLLGAIVERASGKPYSTYVKEHILQPAGMQHSCFSLVELHGYEDRTPLFETPPFQSSGGLKSTLTDMMRYTELFRTKGLIGKERILRTESVQQMTTPYFRCEHNQYYGYGIAITPNFYGAVMLGHSGREKGIQAYMSIIPENGLATVALTNLSGSPAAALAHGTFHCIENRPVKSTHVTYKEYDLPTDRLLEYAGEYGSLEGIHLQVSVDAGTLIVTVDHSDSFSLKAIEEDVFLANIEGSDQTVRFIRDGSQTVIRMMGSYRQIPKRV; translated from the coding sequence ATGAACAATCAGGAATGGATTGTGAGTTATGAGGAGTTTGTCCGCGAAACAATGATGGGAAGCAAGGTGCCTGGAGCTGCAATTGGAGTGGCCAAAGACGGACAGCTCGTTTATGCCAAAGGCTTCGGCTATCGTGATGCCGAGCAAGGTCAGGTAGTGACAGTTGATACTTTGTTCGGAATCGCTTCGATTACGAAATCGTTCACCGCTATTGCGATCATGCAGCTACAGGAAGCGGGAAAACTGACGGTTGCCGATCCTGTTTCCCGCTTTTTGCCAGAGTTTCATGTAAAAACGGGAAATGGAACGCAAGCAATCACCATTCACAACTTTCTAACCCATTCCTCCGGTTTGCCGCCATTATCTTGCGTCGATGATGCACTCAAGCGTGGGATAAACACCTATGAGGAATTGATGACCGATATGGCACAACTGGAATTTACTTTATTGGGCGCACCAGGTACGGAGTTCAGTTATTCCAATGATTGCTATACGCTACTGGGAGCAATCGTTGAGCGAGCAAGCGGAAAGCCATATTCGACGTATGTGAAGGAGCATATTCTCCAACCAGCGGGAATGCAGCATAGTTGCTTTTCTTTGGTGGAGTTGCACGGGTACGAGGATAGAACACCTCTATTTGAGACACCGCCGTTTCAATCATCCGGCGGATTAAAATCAACGCTCACCGACATGATGAGATACACCGAGCTGTTTCGAACAAAAGGTTTGATTGGCAAGGAACGAATTCTTCGCACGGAAAGTGTGCAGCAGATGACCACCCCTTATTTCCGATGCGAACATAACCAATATTACGGGTATGGTATAGCGATTACACCCAATTTCTACGGTGCTGTGATGCTGGGCCATAGCGGCAGAGAGAAAGGGATTCAAGCCTACATGAGCATCATTCCCGAGAACGGATTGGCTACTGTGGCACTCACCAATCTCAGCGGCTCGCCGGCTGCCGCATTGGCACATGGCACGTTTCACTGTATCGAGAATCGTCCTGTGAAATCAACGCATGTCACGTATAAGGAATATGACCTCCCGACAGATCGTCTGCTTGAATATGCGGGCGAGTACGGCTCTTTGGAAGGGATTCATCTTCAGGTAAGCGTGGATGCTGGCACGCTGATCGTAACGGTCGATCATTCGGACTCATTCTCTTTAAAAGCGATCGAAGAAGACGTTTTTCTTGCAAACATTGAAGGGTCGGATCAAACCGTACGTTTTATACGAGACGGAAGTCAAACGGTAATTCGCATGATGGGCTCCTATCGCCAAATTCCCAAGCGAGTTTAG
- a CDS encoding ABC transporter substrate-binding protein, producing MVGCGTHATKPDTDDGKKDANLSEKKGGTITVAIGSEPDTLDVHKSTALSTEGVALNLGGSLLYRDPQTNEVKPHLAESYSLSEDGKTWTFRIRQGVTFHDGTPLTAQAYKQTFERAMSPEIAPKGVGMVLGIIKSIKTPDDHTLILELNEPSATLLTYFTSASWMQPLSVDAVQKFGDQYGRNPVGVGPWKMESWRSGDSITLIQNDAYRWATPFFKNQGPPRPDKLVLKLIRNPQTAVAALESGTIDIADLPAKDAKKFKNNNRFTVLEQTKRGLGLFVELNLKNEILQDKNVRKALQMAIKKEAIVQSHLQGEGIVADGPLPANLFGYDQSIAQYAYKYNPDEAVKLLEEAGWKLNAQGIREKAGKPLHLELLSMEVWSQPAQLMQGMFKAIGVDVKIITLEGSAVDELTAAGTFDLALDGYVADDPDILFPFMHSTQIGGMNRSAIHDKTIDSLLEKGQVTMNSDDRAKIYEDLQKRAVEEAFWIPIYTEKRFVVVNNRVQGLMLDPSGLKLYQDVWVK from the coding sequence GTGGTCGGCTGCGGGACGCATGCCACGAAACCAGATACTGATGACGGAAAAAAAGATGCCAATCTATCTGAGAAAAAGGGCGGAACGATCACTGTTGCGATCGGCAGTGAGCCAGATACACTGGATGTCCACAAATCGACAGCGTTAAGCACGGAGGGGGTCGCACTCAATTTAGGGGGGTCTCTCCTTTACAGAGATCCCCAAACAAATGAGGTCAAGCCCCATCTGGCCGAATCGTACTCCCTTTCGGAAGATGGGAAGACCTGGACATTTCGTATTCGCCAAGGCGTTACCTTTCATGATGGGACTCCGCTTACTGCACAGGCGTACAAGCAAACGTTTGAGCGAGCCATGTCTCCGGAAATCGCTCCGAAAGGCGTAGGGATGGTTCTTGGCATCATCAAATCGATCAAAACACCAGATGATCACACCCTTATTTTGGAATTGAATGAACCGTCTGCCACGCTCCTCACCTATTTCACTTCCGCGAGCTGGATGCAGCCGCTCTCGGTGGACGCGGTGCAAAAGTTTGGGGATCAATACGGAAGGAATCCGGTCGGTGTCGGTCCATGGAAGATGGAGAGCTGGAGATCAGGAGACTCTATCACGCTGATTCAAAATGATGCGTATCGCTGGGCTACGCCCTTCTTTAAAAATCAAGGACCACCGAGGCCGGACAAATTAGTTCTGAAATTGATTCGAAATCCGCAAACGGCTGTCGCTGCTTTGGAAAGCGGAACCATCGACATCGCTGATCTGCCTGCGAAAGACGCGAAGAAATTCAAGAACAACAATCGTTTTACGGTACTTGAGCAGACAAAGCGCGGCTTGGGGCTGTTTGTCGAGCTGAACTTGAAAAACGAGATTTTACAAGATAAAAACGTGCGCAAAGCGTTGCAAATGGCCATAAAGAAAGAGGCTATCGTGCAATCGCATCTGCAAGGCGAAGGAATTGTTGCAGATGGTCCGTTACCAGCAAATTTGTTCGGATACGATCAATCCATCGCCCAATATGCATACAAATACAACCCCGACGAAGCGGTGAAGCTCCTGGAAGAAGCCGGATGGAAACTAAATGCACAAGGGATAAGGGAGAAAGCAGGAAAACCGCTTCATCTCGAATTGTTGAGTATGGAAGTATGGTCTCAACCTGCCCAGTTGATGCAAGGAATGTTCAAAGCGATTGGGGTAGACGTGAAAATTATTACGTTGGAAGGTAGCGCAGTCGACGAATTAACTGCTGCTGGCACATTTGACTTGGCGCTGGATGGATACGTCGCTGATGACCCTGATATTTTGTTTCCGTTCATGCATTCCACTCAGATCGGTGGGATGAATCGTTCAGCCATCCACGACAAAACGATCGATTCCTTGCTGGAAAAGGGACAGGTGACGATGAATAGCGATGATAGAGCAAAAATCTATGAAGATCTTCAGAAGCGTGCTGTGGAAGAGGCGTTTTGGATTCCTATTTACACGGAAAAACGGTTTGTCGTGGTAAACAACCGTGTTCAGGGGCTGATGCTTGATCCATCCGGACTGAAATTGTATCAGGACGTGTGGGTTAAGTAA
- a CDS encoding M42 family metallopeptidase, protein MNSWVKVLKELTEASGVPGQEQEVRELMHTYLEPLTDEVFTDNLGSIIGRKTGLANGPKIMMMGHMDEVGFMVTRVMKDGFIAFQPLGGWWSQVMLAQRVNIKTGKGDIVGVIGSKPPHLLSSEERKKVVEIEQMYIDIGASSAEQAKELGIRPGDPIVPICPFTVMANDKMYMAKALDNRGGCLTAIEVMKQLQETDHPNIVFSGATAQEEVGCRGAFTSTYMVQPDLFIALETGITFDTPGSADAPNLPDIKCGGGPTIGLFDGSLVPNRKLRNLLFDTAEEEGIPYQYAAIAGAGTDAGAAHMVGKGAPSIVIAIPARYIHSHASILHHDDVENTVKLLKALVKKLDQKTVDWLRS, encoded by the coding sequence ATGAATAGTTGGGTAAAAGTACTGAAAGAACTGACAGAGGCTTCCGGAGTTCCCGGACAAGAACAGGAAGTGCGCGAATTAATGCACACGTACTTGGAACCGCTTACAGACGAAGTGTTCACAGATAATCTGGGAAGCATAATCGGGCGGAAAACAGGCCTGGCCAATGGACCCAAAATCATGATGATGGGCCATATGGATGAAGTGGGGTTCATGGTAACGCGTGTTATGAAGGATGGATTCATCGCCTTCCAGCCGCTTGGTGGCTGGTGGTCGCAGGTGATGTTGGCACAGCGTGTGAACATTAAAACAGGCAAAGGGGACATTGTCGGCGTAATCGGGTCAAAACCGCCACATCTGTTATCTTCGGAAGAACGAAAGAAAGTGGTTGAGATCGAACAGATGTACATCGATATCGGAGCATCCAGTGCAGAACAGGCAAAGGAGCTGGGGATTCGCCCAGGTGATCCGATTGTGCCGATCTGCCCTTTCACGGTGATGGCGAATGACAAGATGTATATGGCTAAAGCGCTCGATAATCGCGGCGGTTGCCTGACAGCCATTGAAGTAATGAAACAGTTGCAAGAAACGGATCACCCCAACATCGTATTCAGCGGCGCTACTGCACAGGAAGAAGTGGGATGCCGCGGCGCATTCACGAGCACGTATATGGTGCAGCCAGATCTATTCATTGCATTGGAGACGGGGATAACGTTTGATACGCCGGGAAGCGCCGACGCTCCTAATTTGCCTGATATCAAGTGCGGTGGCGGGCCTACGATTGGTCTATTCGACGGCTCGCTCGTGCCCAATCGGAAATTGCGGAATCTGTTATTTGATACGGCTGAAGAGGAAGGCATCCCGTATCAATATGCTGCTATTGCAGGTGCGGGTACGGACGCCGGAGCTGCTCATATGGTTGGCAAAGGGGCTCCATCCATCGTCATTGCAATCCCTGCGCGTTACATTCACAGTCACGCTTCGATTCTCCATCATGATGATGTGGAAAATACGGTGAAATTGCTGAAGGCTCTCGTCAAAAAGCTGGATCAAAAAACGGTTGATTGGCTCAGATCGTAG
- a CDS encoding AMP-binding protein, with protein MQEIKSLTARAAKRWGEKIGLVFDEWNEQLSFQEIEDRSNQIANMLQVLGVGYGDRVAVMLRNQPEFPLTWLALAKLGASIVPINVNYKEYDAQYILHHSEAIVIVTSQEFISLLQKIRPSLQTLKTILSVDKSDDPNIVDFRTMCETAPTTPTALTVFPETLVNIQYTSGTTGLPKGCMLSHEYWLTIAKKMVEQHPHLTNSDVLLTAQPFYYMDPQWNLLGAIAVGAKLVVLDRFHPSTFWQKVRQYGVTFFYCLGIMPTLMVKAPRSPLDRENNVRTILCSAIPPHLHRELEERWGAPWYEVFGMTETGGDISVKPHDHDRLLGTGCIGKPDKDRTVRIVDIHNRPVSRGEVGELLLRGLGMMDGYYKDPDATCAAFQGGWFHTGDLVRMDEDGYIYYVGRKKEMIRRSGENISATEVEEVMKMHPAVQYAACLPVKDEIRGEEIKAYVVVKAGQVVPPHELITYCTERLAYYKVPRYWEYRSELPRTPSERIAKHVLANEKADLRIGSYDRIDDRWR; from the coding sequence ATGCAAGAAATCAAGTCTTTGACGGCACGGGCGGCCAAACGATGGGGAGAAAAAATCGGGCTTGTCTTTGATGAATGGAATGAACAACTGTCATTTCAGGAGATAGAAGACCGTTCCAACCAGATTGCCAACATGCTCCAAGTGCTGGGCGTAGGCTATGGGGATCGGGTAGCCGTCATGCTGAGGAACCAGCCGGAATTCCCGCTTACCTGGCTGGCGTTGGCAAAACTGGGCGCGAGTATCGTGCCGATAAATGTAAATTACAAAGAGTACGATGCACAGTATATCCTCCACCACTCCGAAGCAATCGTTATCGTAACTTCACAGGAGTTTATATCCCTGCTACAGAAGATCAGACCTTCCTTACAAACCCTCAAAACCATCCTCTCAGTAGACAAATCAGACGATCCCAACATTGTCGATTTCAGAACGATGTGTGAAACAGCGCCCACGACTCCAACAGCGCTTACCGTTTTTCCTGAAACTTTAGTCAACATCCAATATACATCCGGCACGACAGGCTTACCCAAGGGGTGTATGCTTTCCCATGAATATTGGCTCACCATAGCCAAAAAGATGGTCGAGCAGCATCCCCATTTGACCAATTCCGATGTACTGTTAACCGCGCAGCCCTTTTACTATATGGACCCCCAATGGAATTTGCTGGGTGCGATTGCTGTGGGGGCAAAGCTTGTGGTTCTCGATCGATTTCATCCCTCTACATTTTGGCAGAAAGTACGGCAATATGGCGTTACCTTTTTCTACTGCCTGGGGATCATGCCCACGCTAATGGTCAAAGCACCACGCTCGCCATTAGACAGGGAAAATAACGTTCGCACCATCCTTTGCTCGGCCATTCCCCCGCATCTACACCGCGAATTGGAAGAGAGATGGGGAGCGCCATGGTATGAGGTTTTTGGCATGACAGAGACAGGTGGAGATATTTCGGTAAAACCACACGATCATGACCGATTGCTCGGAACAGGCTGCATCGGAAAACCGGATAAAGACCGGACTGTCCGCATTGTTGATATTCACAACCGTCCCGTTTCGAGGGGGGAGGTTGGCGAGCTCCTCCTGCGGGGCTTGGGGATGATGGATGGCTACTATAAAGATCCTGATGCGACTTGCGCTGCCTTTCAGGGCGGCTGGTTCCACACCGGAGATTTGGTGCGAATGGACGAAGACGGATACATCTATTATGTCGGCAGAAAAAAAGAGATGATTCGCCGGAGCGGGGAAAATATTTCGGCTACTGAGGTTGAGGAAGTCATGAAAATGCATCCGGCCGTGCAATATGCTGCCTGCCTTCCGGTGAAAGACGAAATACGCGGGGAAGAAATCAAGGCATACGTGGTGGTGAAAGCGGGCCAAGTGGTGCCTCCTCATGAGTTGATCACTTATTGCACCGAGCGCCTTGCTTACTACAAGGTTCCACGATATTGGGAATACCGCAGTGAATTGCCTCGTACCCCATCTGAGCGTATAGCCAAGCATGTACTGGCGAACGAAAAAGCAGATCTTCGCATCGGTTCCTATGATCGCATTGATGATAGATGGAGATAA
- a CDS encoding enoyl-CoA hydratase/isomerase family protein, producing the protein MTTRKAVVECEIHQEIGWIHLNRPERLNAVIPQLVEELYGSLDKLEREGVRAAILAGRGNAFCAGHDLRHEEKPANEAELRLNIQKIQDITRKIQRVPFPVIAAVHGYALGAGCEFALGCDLIIAAQDAEFGFPEVSVGLSVTGGISHILPIAIGLVRAKELLFSGERFGASQALHLGLINKVVDHKVLAEEAEKWAKRLAELPQVALAKAKFALNRGAQCDLEAAFELEIEHALATVQTIESKQAAEEFRKKGSV; encoded by the coding sequence ATGACAACACGTAAGGCGGTGGTAGAGTGTGAGATCCATCAAGAGATAGGCTGGATTCATCTGAATCGCCCCGAGCGGTTAAATGCAGTGATTCCACAATTGGTAGAGGAGCTGTATGGATCGCTCGATAAGTTGGAACGGGAAGGAGTAAGGGCAGCAATACTGGCTGGCCGCGGGAATGCTTTTTGTGCAGGACATGATTTGCGTCATGAAGAAAAGCCTGCAAATGAGGCTGAGCTCCGTCTTAATATACAGAAAATTCAGGATATAACACGAAAGATCCAGCGTGTTCCTTTTCCGGTGATCGCTGCGGTCCATGGCTATGCACTAGGGGCAGGGTGTGAGTTTGCGCTCGGATGCGATTTGATCATCGCCGCTCAAGATGCCGAATTCGGCTTTCCGGAAGTGAGTGTGGGACTTAGTGTTACCGGAGGAATCTCGCATATCCTTCCCATCGCGATCGGACTGGTCAGGGCGAAAGAATTGCTGTTTTCGGGCGAAAGGTTCGGTGCATCGCAAGCACTGCATCTAGGACTCATCAACAAGGTAGTGGATCATAAAGTGTTAGCTGAAGAAGCTGAGAAGTGGGCGAAGCGGTTAGCTGAGCTCCCGCAAGTAGCGCTGGCAAAAGCCAAATTTGCGCTAAATCGCGGGGCACAATGCGATCTGGAGGCAGCTTTTGAATTGGAGATCGAGCATGCGCTGGCAACCGTGCAAACGATCGAATCCAAGCAGGCGGCTGAAGAGTTCCGAAAAAAAGGATCGGTATAG
- a CDS encoding amidohydrolase family protein codes for MNILDARVRLPQQFREARIGEMRDEYVAQYDAVLQVRSTIAKTLDDLIQEMKESGVDHAIMHAEYEFGEDGDALNEALAKVISAHPELFSGFGTISMEHFRPMRAVQQVSRIRELGFLGVNIQPAFFEMPIDDRKLYPVYAKAAELGLAVAIHTGINYSVIHPIRNEHPLLLDQVACDFPELTLIACHGGWPWVPEMVAVLRKHPNVLMDLGGLSPRYLGVQGAGWEMMYRLANNLLQDQILFATDWPVFPLKRAIAEWKELSIKPEVLEKVLGSNAKALFSKIKAEVKKNDNT; via the coding sequence ATGAACATTCTTGATGCCCGTGTCCGCTTGCCACAGCAGTTCCGTGAGGCACGCATAGGTGAAATGCGAGATGAGTACGTCGCTCAATATGATGCGGTATTACAAGTAAGATCGACTATCGCGAAAACGCTCGACGATTTGATTCAAGAAATGAAAGAATCAGGAGTAGACCACGCCATTATGCATGCAGAATACGAATTCGGCGAGGATGGGGATGCGCTGAATGAAGCATTGGCAAAAGTCATATCCGCTCACCCTGAGCTCTTCTCAGGATTCGGTACGATTTCAATGGAGCATTTCAGACCGATGCGCGCTGTCCAACAAGTGAGCCGCATCAGAGAGCTTGGCTTTCTGGGAGTAAACATCCAGCCTGCATTTTTTGAGATGCCGATTGATGATCGCAAATTATATCCCGTATACGCAAAGGCTGCCGAGTTAGGCTTGGCAGTTGCCATTCATACGGGAATTAATTATTCGGTGATTCATCCCATCCGAAATGAACACCCACTGTTGCTGGATCAAGTCGCCTGTGATTTCCCAGAATTAACCTTGATCGCGTGTCATGGGGGGTGGCCCTGGGTGCCTGAAATGGTTGCCGTATTGCGCAAGCACCCTAATGTTCTGATGGATTTGGGAGGGCTTTCTCCAAGGTATTTGGGGGTGCAAGGAGCAGGGTGGGAGATGATGTACAGGTTAGCAAACAACCTCTTGCAAGATCAAATCCTCTTTGCAACAGACTGGCCTGTATTTCCTCTGAAACGCGCGATTGCAGAATGGAAGGAATTAAGCATAAAGCCCGAGGTGCTAGAGAAGGTGCTCGGTTCGAATGCAAAAGCATTGTTTTCCAAAATAAAGGCGGAGGTAAAAAAGAATGACAACACGTAA
- a CDS encoding TetR/AcrR family transcriptional regulator, translating to MTKEKIFQAALRLFARKGFEATSIRDIALEAEVTSSTLYHYMKTKEDLLVAIMQEGLQTLLGNAKEVLAELEAPEQQLAAFVQLHVTSHAIDKLTALVVDTEFRALTGNTRVEIARLRSEYELLLQRILSGGLEGGVFTIENTKLAVLALLQMCTGVAHWYSPDGPNSLEEISLNFSDMALALVQAKRNGQQLTVSDLDLPEPARFFMKPWLGAAAHEHS from the coding sequence TTGACGAAAGAAAAAATATTTCAAGCAGCATTACGACTATTCGCAAGAAAAGGTTTTGAAGCAACCAGCATACGTGATATCGCTCTAGAAGCAGAGGTAACCTCCTCCACCCTCTATCATTACATGAAAACCAAAGAGGATCTGCTCGTTGCCATCATGCAAGAAGGGTTACAGACCCTTCTTGGAAATGCAAAGGAAGTACTCGCTGAGCTTGAAGCGCCCGAACAACAATTGGCAGCGTTTGTACAGCTTCATGTTACCAGCCATGCCATTGACAAGCTAACAGCGCTAGTAGTAGATACCGAGTTCCGTGCGCTGACAGGAAATACGCGCGTAGAAATTGCCAGGTTGCGCAGTGAATATGAGTTGCTCTTGCAACGTATTTTATCGGGCGGATTAGAGGGGGGAGTATTTACGATAGAAAATACCAAGCTTGCCGTCCTGGCTTTGCTTCAAATGTGCACGGGTGTCGCCCATTGGTACTCGCCCGATGGCCCAAATTCTTTGGAAGAAATCAGCTTAAATTTTTCCGATATGGCGCTTGCACTCGTTCAGGCCAAGCGAAACGGTCAGCAACTGACCGTCTCCGATTTGGATCTGCCTGAACCCGCTCGTTTTTTTATGAAACCATGGCTGGGGGCTGCTGCGCATGAACATTCTTGA